TGCTATCTCCGCCACTTTAAAAGAAGTTCATCCTTATCTTCACGGTGAAAAAGTGGCTTATGGTATTTTTTACCAGCTTGCTTTGGAAGGGAAATGGTCTACTATAGAGGAGTTAATTCCTCTATATAAAGAACTAAATTTACCTAAATCACTAACAGAAATAGGAGTGTACCCTATGTCTGAACATACAATGAAGTCTATTATTCAATTCATTAATGATAATCCTGAAGTGCATCTACTTCCTTTGGAGATAAACGAAGAAATTCTTACCCAAACGCTTATTCAATTAGAACAGTATATCAGCAGATAAAGAAAAAGCATAAGAAATGGAAGAAATCCATTTCTTATGCTTTTTGAATATATTTGATTCCTGTTTATAGTAAACCAGCCAGTTGTGGTAACCACATAGACAAAGCAGGAACATAAGTTACTAGTAGTAAGCCTAATAGAATGGCTACATAATACCCAACCATATAAGGAACCACTTTCGCTAAACTGGTCTTCCCGACCTTGATAGCGACAAAAAGTGTATTTCCTACAGGAGGAGTAATGTTCCCAATACATAGGTTATAGACGAGCATGATACCAAAATGAATCGGGCTCATTCCAAAAGAAATAGCGATAGGTAAGAAAATAGGTGTGAAAATCAGGATAGCTGGAGTTACGTCCATGAACGTTCCCGCTACTAACAGAATAACGTTAATAATGAGCATGATAATCAAAGGATTATCTGTAACTCCTAAAAGTCCTGCTGCAATTGCTTGTGGGATTCCTGTAAAGGCCATTACCCAACTTAGAATATTACTTACTCCAATTAAGAATACGACCATTCCACTAGTTTCTGCACTATCAATCAAAATTCTATATAGATCCTTAAAGTTAATCGAACGATAGACAACCATTGATAAAAATAATGCATAAACAACAGCAATTGCCGATCCTTCCGTTGCAGTAAACACTCCAATAACAATTCCACCAATAACAATCACAATTAAGGATAAAGGTAAAATGGCTTCAAGAGATGATTTACCTAAGCGTTTCCAGTCAAAAGGACCTGTGTCTCCTGTGTAACCTTTTCTTTTTGCAAAGATGAACGCAACAAACATACACATAGCTGCCCATAATATCCCTGGAAGATATCCAGCTAAGAATAAAGCAGCTACTGACGTCCCACCAGATACAAGAGAATATGTAATCAGTGCGTTACTGGGTGGAATTAAGAGTCCACTAGGAGCAGAAGCTGCATTAGTAGCCGCAGCCAAATCCATATCATATCCAGCTTCTTCTTCACCTTCTCGAACCATACCACCAACTGCGGCAGCCGCAGCTGATGCTGATCCAGATATGGCTCCAAAGAGTGCGTTTGCTCCTACGTTCGTTAGCAAGAGAGAACCTGGGATTTTACCGACAAGAGCCTGAACAAATCCAACGAGTCGTTTTGCAATTCCTCCTTGGTTCATAATATTCCCCGCCAGAATAAAGAAAGGGATGGCAACGAGAGTGAAGGTAGACGTTCCACTAAATATTCTTTGAGCGGACGTAATAACAGTTGTATCTAACGACATCGTCGGCATAATTGCTGTAACTGCTGCAATTCCAATAGAAACTGCGATTGGGATGCCGAGAACTAGCAATAGTGCAAGAACAACTAGCATGATAATTAACGATTGAATAGCCATTTAATTATTTCTCTCCTTTTCTTAGGCCTGACGTTCGTCAACAGGCAATTTAGTTTCTACAGATTTCGTTTCAATAGGATTTCCTTTAATCAAGTCATAAATATTTAAAATACTATAAGTAGCCGTGAATAGACCACTAATTGGAATTGCCGCATAAAAAACTCCCATTTGGACGGGTAAAGAAGACGTTGCTTGTCCCATAGTGAGGAGTGTAATGCTGATTCCTCCATAAATCAAAACAACTGCCGCAAAGATAAAGATAATAATTTCTGAAAGGATGGCGAGATAATGTTGTACTTTAGGAGAAAGCATATCAACTACAACCGGGATATTCATATGCTCGCGCTTTCCGAACACATAGGCTGCACCTAACAAGGTAACCCATGCAAAGAGATAAGAAGCTAATTCCTCTGACCATGTACTAGGATTATTCAACACATAGCGAGTTAGTACTTGCCAAACAGTGAGAAGGGTGAGTAGGGCAAACACTGCGGCATTAAAGATACGCATCATTTGATCTAAAATGGATCTTAGTTTTTTCATTCTTCATTTTCTCCTTCCATTTGTTTATTTATTTCATCTACTTTTTGTTGAATTGCTTGATATACAGGTTTTAGTGTAGGATTTCTTTCTAAAGTTTCTTCATGAAGCGGTAAAACTGCATCTTTAAAAGGTTTAATTTCAGGATAATTAAAGGTAACGCCCATTTTATCTTGTGCTGTTTCTTTGGCTACTTCCACTTTTTCTTTCCAAGAAGCATGTTGGGTATCTTGCATAATTTGGAATGCTTCTTCAAAAATTGCTTCCTCTTCTTCGTCTAAACTATCTAGGAAAGCTACATTGACGATTACTTCATCGGGAATCATTTGGTGCATGGTATATGAATAATAATTAACCACATCCCCATGCCCGTTTTCTGTAAGAGCTAATTCGTTGTTTTCAGCGCCGTCAATAACTCCTGATTGGATAGCTGTGTAAACATCACCAAACCCCATAGGAGTGGCAGAACCACCAAGTAATTGCATCATACGCACGTTTGTTGGTGATTGTTGTACACGGATTTTTAATCCTTGTAAATCACTCGGCTCTTCAATCATCTTATCGGTTACATAAAAATTCCGAATACCGGCATCCAACCAAGCTTTTGTAACAAATCCTGATTCGCGTGTTCCTTCAAAGATTTCACCAACAATTTCTGGATCATCCATCGCTGCACGATAAGCTTCTTGACTATCAAATAAATAGGGTAAGTTGAAAATTTCAAATTGGTCATTAAATGTTTCTAAAATGGAGTTACTGGCAACCGTAATTTCAACAGCTCCCGTCTGAGTTAATTGAACCATATTTGTTTGTGTTCCTAACAGTTCACTAGGAAATAATTGAATATCATATTTATCTCCTAAGTTATCTTCTATAAAACTCTCGAATTCTAACATTCCGATATGAGTAGGATGATTTTGAGATTGATTATGGCCAATACGAATGATTCTCTTCGCTGTAGATTCATCTTGCGAAGGGGAACATGCTGATAACAAGAATAATAAGGAAAGTATGCCCAATAGAATGATAAGCTCCCTTCAAAGTAGACACTGTAAAAAGCAAACTACTTTGAAAGGGGCTTTTTTCTATGGCTAGAAAACATACCGAGGCAGAACTGTTACATTTCATTGGTTTACACCTGAAGGGTGTTCCTTATCAAACGCTTGTCGATCAGCACCATCTAAAACTATCTAACACCACTTTTATGAATTATGTCCATCGGTACCAGGACCATGGCATGGAAGGGATCCGCTACCAAAAGAATTACCGCAGTTATTCGAAAGAATTCAAGCAGAAAATTGTGGCTGAATATCTACAGACGGGTTACGGCTTTTCATACTTAGCCATTAAATATAACATTCCGTCGAAAATAACGGTAAATAAATGGGTAAACCGGTATACTGAAGGAAAAGAGAATGAGACGTATTCTCCGAAATCTGAGGTGTACCACATGACGGGTATCAAAAAAACATATGAAGAAAAATTAAAAATTGTAGAAGACTACATCGACAATCGCCTGACTTATCAGGAAGCAGCGGAGAAAAACCAGGTAAGTTACAATAACATTTATTCCTGGGTGAACAAATACAAAAAGCATGGACCGAAAGGTCTGGAAGACAACCGGGGCCGCGGGAAGCCCACAGAAATTCAAACAGCGGAAGAACGTTTGAAAGCAGAAGTAGAGACACTCAAAGCTAGAAACAAATGGCTGGAGATGGAGAACGATGCTTTAAAAAAGCGCCGAAAGATCGCTGGGAGTCTCAAATCTCAGGAGTCAGACAAGAAGCGGAATATCTGACTATTGAAGAATTAAAGCATAAATATCCGATTACCCATCTTTGCGATATACTGGGCATTGCCAGATCGAGCTATTACAAATGGCTGAAACGTGAGCCTTCAGAAGCCGAATTGAAGCGCCTAAAATTAATGCGAGCGATTAAAGAGATCCATGAGGCTTTTGGAGGAATTTACGGCTACCGGAGAATGACCATCTTTCTAAACTTCTTTAGAAGAGCAGAAGTGAATCACAAATGTATCCATCGCTTAATGAAAATCATGGGGATAGCAGCAGTCATCCGTCGGAAGAGAAAGAACTATGTGCCACACAAGGCCGTACATGTAGCGGAGAATCTGTTAAACCGTCAGTTCCACGCAGAGCATCCCATGGAGAAGTTACTGACTGATGTCACGGAGTTTCGGTTGACCAACGGGACGAAACGTTACCTGAGCGCCATTTATGACCTTGGGTCAAAGAAAATCGTGGCTTATAAAACCAGTCACCGCAATGACAACCCGTTAGTACTGGATACACTAAAGCAGATTTTGGGTGATATAAAGCCTGAAACCACCCTGATCCATAGCGACCGCGGTTCCCAGTATACCTCCCATGCTTTTAACCAGACGATTAAAAATCACGAGATCATCCATAGTATGTCCCGCGTCTCGAAATGTATTGACAACGGCCCTATGGAAGGCTTTTGGGGTACGCTCAAGGTGGAGATGTTTAACCTGGATACGTTTGACACATCAGCGTACTTAGACCAGAAAATCAAGGCATACATCGCGTTCTTCAATAATGAACGCGTCACTTTGAATATGGGGTTAACGATTCCTACGGAAGAGAAGATTCTACAAATGATTGCATAAACGCTACAAAAAAGACCACACATTTTTACATGCATGGTCTAAAACAATTTGTTTTTTTACCTGTCTACTTGACAGGGGGCAGTTCAGAAGGGGACTACGTAATTTTTTTGTCATGTTTTTCTTTCTCCTTTTTTTAATATTTAGATAGGTAAATCATGGTGTGACAAACAGATGGCATAGGGATGGATCTTCTTTTTTTAAAATACGGATACATCCCATTGAAACCGCTTATATGGTCATCATCGAATATCGTAACCTTATTCACAAGGGAAGTCAATTTATATCTTACATATAAATTAAACAAAAAATTGTAGGTTTTAGTTAGGAAAAAAATTTGAATTTTCATATGAAGAAGAGTTCGGTATACTATAAATAAATAGAAAAGTAGAGTATAAGTTAGGACAAATGGTATAATCTACTTTATGATAGAAATGAGGAGAAATATGAATAAAGAATTTTTAGTAATTGGACTAGGTAGATTTGGTGGAAGTGTCTGTAAAGAATTATATGAATTAGGACACCAAGTTTTAGCAGTTGATATTGATGAAATGAAAGTAGAAGAATTTTCTAAGTTTAGTTCACAAGCAATTGTTGCGGATGCTTCGAATGAAAATGTTCTGCAATCAATTGGCGTAGAGAATTTTGATTACGTAGTTGTAGCAATCGGTGATAATCTTCAAGCAAGCATTCTTTGCACGTTACTTTTAAAAGAATTGGGAGTCAAAAATGTTCTTGCGAAAGCACAGGATGAAAATCATAAAAAATTGTTAGCAAAAATTGGAGCAGATCGAATCATTCAACCCGAATTGGACATGGGAATACGAATTGCAAACCAAATCCGATCCGATAAATTAGAAGATTATATAGAATTATCGGATGAGTACAGTATCTCAGAATTAAATGTTTCCGAAAAATTATCCGGTAGATCTATTAGTGAATTAGATATTCGCGCTAACTATAATTGTACGATCTTAGCTATTAAACGTAATGGAGATATGAATATTGCTCCAGCACCAAAAGATCAATTGTGGGCAGGAGACATTATACTAGTGATTGGAAGCAATGAAGATATTTTAATTTTCGAAGAGAAAGGTCTTTAATTATGAGAAAAACTTCGAAAGTAGAACGAACACAGACACTTTTTCTAAAATTGAATCCATCTGCACGAATCGCTTCTGGTTTCTTTTTATTAATTATCATAGGAACCTTCCTATTAAAGCTGCCTTTTGCCACTACGCAACCGATATCATGGTTTGACACCCTATTTACGGCAACTTCAGCTGTAACCGTTACAGGATTGATTGTTGTGAATACCGGTACTGCTTTTACTATTTTTGGACAGTCCGTCATCATGGTTTTAATGCAGCTAGGTGGATTAGGACTCATGACTTTTGCGGTATCTATTTTTTTATTATTAAAACGAAAAGTGGGAATGCAGCAAAGAATGCTAATACAAGAGTCCTTCAATCAAAATACGACTGGTGGACTCGTTCAGTTAGTTCGCGGTTTAATTGTTTTTGCATTAGGAATAGAAGGAATTGGTTTTATTCTATTATCATTGCGATGGATTCCTGAATTTGGATGGAAAAGAGGAGCATTTGTAAGTCTGTTTCATACCATTGCTGCATTTAATAATGCTGGTTTTTCCATATGGTCGGATAACCTATCTGCTTATCAATCAGATCCGATTGTAACCCTTACAATCACGAGCTTATTTCTATTAGGAGGAATTGGATTTACTGTATTACTAGACGTTTGGCATCATCGAAAGTTTAAGGTATTATCACTCCATTCTAAAATAATGATTGTTGGTACATTCGTAGTGAACACGATTGCTCTTCTTTTAATTTTTTCTATGGAGTATTCCAATCCAGAAACAATAGGCAATCTATCAGTAGGAGGAAAGCTGTTAGCTTCCTATTTCCAAGCGCTAACTCCACGTACCGCAGGATTTAATTCTGTTAACATCTCGGGACTTTATCCCGCAACCTTATTGTTGA
The Jeotgalibaca sp. MA1X17-3 genome window above contains:
- a CDS encoding TRAP transporter large permease, whose protein sequence is MAIQSLIIMLVVLALLLVLGIPIAVSIGIAAVTAIMPTMSLDTTVITSAQRIFSGTSTFTLVAIPFFILAGNIMNQGGIAKRLVGFVQALVGKIPGSLLLTNVGANALFGAISGSASAAAAAVGGMVREGEEEAGYDMDLAAATNAASAPSGLLIPPSNALITYSLVSGGTSVAALFLAGYLPGILWAAMCMFVAFIFAKRKGYTGDTGPFDWKRLGKSSLEAILPLSLIVIVIGGIVIGVFTATEGSAIAVVYALFLSMVVYRSINFKDLYRILIDSAETSGMVVFLIGVSNILSWVMAFTGIPQAIAAGLLGVTDNPLIIMLIINVILLVAGTFMDVTPAILIFTPIFLPIAISFGMSPIHFGIMLVYNLCIGNITPPVGNTLFVAIKVGKTSLAKVVPYMVGYYVAILLGLLLVTYVPALSMWLPQLAGLL
- a CDS encoding TRAP transporter small permease codes for the protein MKKLRSILDQMMRIFNAAVFALLTLLTVWQVLTRYVLNNPSTWSEELASYLFAWVTLLGAAYVFGKREHMNIPVVVDMLSPKVQHYLAILSEIIIFIFAAVVLIYGGISITLLTMGQATSSLPVQMGVFYAAIPISGLFTATYSILNIYDLIKGNPIETKSVETKLPVDERQA
- a CDS encoding TRAP transporter substrate-binding protein, producing the protein MGILSLLFLLSACSPSQDESTAKRIIRIGHNQSQNHPTHIGMLEFESFIEDNLGDKYDIQLFPSELLGTQTNMVQLTQTGAVEITVASNSILETFNDQFEIFNLPYLFDSQEAYRAAMDDPEIVGEIFEGTRESGFVTKAWLDAGIRNFYVTDKMIEEPSDLQGLKIRVQQSPTNVRMMQLLGGSATPMGFGDVYTAIQSGVIDGAENNELALTENGHGDVVNYYSYTMHQMIPDEVIVNVAFLDSLDEEEEAIFEEAFQIMQDTQHASWKEKVEVAKETAQDKMGVTFNYPEIKPFKDAVLPLHEETLERNPTLKPVYQAIQQKVDEINKQMEGENEE
- a CDS encoding helix-turn-helix domain-containing protein, whose translation is MARKHTEAELLHFIGLHLKGVPYQTLVDQHHLKLSNTTFMNYVHRYQDHGMEGIRYQKNYRSYSKEFKQKIVAEYLQTGYGFSYLAIKYNIPSKITVNKWVNRYTEGKENETYSPKSEVYHMTGIKKTYEEKLKIVEDYIDNRLTYQEAAEKNQVSYNNIYSWVNKYKKHGPKGLEDNRGRGKPTEIQTAEERLKAEVETLKARNKWLEMENDALKKRRKIAGSLKSQESDKKRNI
- a CDS encoding IS3 family transposase, with the protein product MAGDGERCFKKAPKDRWESQISGVRQEAEYLTIEELKHKYPITHLCDILGIARSSYYKWLKREPSEAELKRLKLMRAIKEIHEAFGGIYGYRRMTIFLNFFRRAEVNHKCIHRLMKIMGIAAVIRRKRKNYVPHKAVHVAENLLNRQFHAEHPMEKLLTDVTEFRLTNGTKRYLSAIYDLGSKKIVAYKTSHRNDNPLVLDTLKQILGDIKPETTLIHSDRGSQYTSHAFNQTIKNHEIIHSMSRVSKCIDNGPMEGFWGTLKVEMFNLDTFDTSAYLDQKIKAYIAFFNNERVTLNMGLTIPTEEKILQMIA
- a CDS encoding TrkA family potassium uptake protein; translated protein: MNKEFLVIGLGRFGGSVCKELYELGHQVLAVDIDEMKVEEFSKFSSQAIVADASNENVLQSIGVENFDYVVVAIGDNLQASILCTLLLKELGVKNVLAKAQDENHKKLLAKIGADRIIQPELDMGIRIANQIRSDKLEDYIELSDEYSISELNVSEKLSGRSISELDIRANYNCTILAIKRNGDMNIAPAPKDQLWAGDIILVIGSNEDILIFEEKGL
- a CDS encoding TrkH family potassium uptake protein; this translates as MRKTSKVERTQTLFLKLNPSARIASGFFLLIIIGTFLLKLPFATTQPISWFDTLFTATSAVTVTGLIVVNTGTAFTIFGQSVIMVLMQLGGLGLMTFAVSIFLLLKRKVGMQQRMLIQESFNQNTTGGLVQLVRGLIVFALGIEGIGFILLSLRWIPEFGWKRGAFVSLFHTIAAFNNAGFSIWSDNLSAYQSDPIVTLTITSLFLLGGIGFTVLLDVWHHRKFKVLSLHSKIMIVGTFVVNTIALLLIFSMEYSNPETIGNLSVGGKLLASYFQALTPRTAGFNSVNISGLYPATLLLTTLLMFIGAGSASTGSGIKLSTFIVLLLTPLTVLSGKKETSIFGRTIKDTAILRALTITIISMSLVFVGTFILMLTEQASFMEILFEVVSAFGTVGLTMGLTPYLSTTGKIVIMMIMFTGRIGSLTIASILARKKETFIRYPKEDVFIG